The following proteins come from a genomic window of Desulfonatronum thiosulfatophilum:
- a CDS encoding glycosyltransferase, which yields MTTYVFLPPMARVSGGLAVLMQMAEHLHQSDFKVRIVPRESGRPVLPTWLSVPAVDWNRLELREQDIWLVPEGWVNALTPGLQASAKCVVYVQNWAYLFSSLPNGVSWHDLPVSFLAVSRPVAWFIEQTLGRKCPVLRPGIDRSIFHPPLRKPDGPLRVAYMPRKNKAQVEMIRAIITARNPGLSLPDKLLWEEIHGQDQHGVARVLQRAHIFLATGYPEGFSLPPLEAMACGCLAVGFTGFGGWEYMTQIEQEGWRPWWPIPTSPWPGNGYWVPDGDALAAALALERAVRLWTDAAVQEREQALRAGQQTAQAFDLDAQRGQVIDVWRGINA from the coding sequence ATGACTACCTACGTTTTTCTCCCTCCCATGGCCAGGGTCAGCGGCGGACTGGCCGTACTGATGCAGATGGCGGAACACCTGCATCAATCCGATTTCAAGGTCCGCATCGTGCCCAGGGAATCTGGCCGCCCGGTGTTGCCGACTTGGCTTTCAGTGCCGGCTGTGGACTGGAATCGCCTGGAGTTGCGTGAACAGGACATCTGGCTGGTTCCCGAAGGCTGGGTCAATGCCCTGACCCCGGGATTGCAGGCTTCGGCAAAATGCGTGGTGTACGTTCAGAACTGGGCGTATCTGTTTTCCAGCCTGCCGAACGGGGTATCCTGGCATGACCTGCCGGTCTCGTTTCTGGCCGTCTCCCGTCCCGTGGCCTGGTTCATCGAGCAGACTCTGGGCCGCAAGTGTCCGGTCCTGCGGCCGGGCATCGACCGCTCGATCTTTCACCCCCCGCTCCGTAAACCTGACGGTCCTCTTCGAGTGGCCTACATGCCCCGCAAGAACAAGGCCCAGGTCGAGATGATCCGGGCGATCATCACCGCGAGGAATCCGGGCCTGTCGCTTCCGGACAAACTGCTCTGGGAGGAAATTCATGGGCAGGACCAGCATGGGGTAGCCCGCGTTCTCCAACGCGCGCATATTTTTCTGGCCACGGGCTATCCTGAAGGTTTTTCCCTGCCGCCCCTGGAGGCCATGGCCTGCGGCTGCCTTGCGGTGGGATTCACCGGCTTCGGAGGATGGGAGTACATGACCCAGATCGAGCAGGAGGGATGGCGTCCCTGGTGGCCCATCCCGACCAGCCCATGGCCGGGCAACGGGTACTGGGTTCCGGACGGCGACGCCCTGGCCGCGGCCCTGGCACTGGAGAGAGCCGTCCGGCTCTGGACAGACGCCGCCGTCCAGGAACGGGAACAGGCTTTGCGGGCAGGACAACAGACAGCCCAGGCCTTCGACCTGGATGCTCAGCGCGGGCAGGTGATCGATGTGTGGCGGGGAATCAATGCGTAA
- the alr gene encoding alanine racemase, with amino-acid sequence MQPDLRCADSHTGLTARIHLNRLRTNVQLVRSHVPAHVQLMGVVKCDGYAHGAVPVAQELKQCGIEQLVVSSIDEGIALRQAGIPGPILVLSDPLHPNLHDALNHDLTLTVADEDFATRLARLQVRRGQLVAVHLKVDTGLFRFGVDVARAGKVMSDLARIRHVRVDGVYSHLSSTFHDDIESNTYTRCQIKAFQVVLDHLQQQGLLPPVIHLGSSTGLLGFPEELCSGRINALRVGTLFYGFMERPNAWNNQPRPIAELTTRIIQVRVVRANVHVGYHRAYRMSQDGLIAVIQGGYLQGLHGDLAGKYHPLVHGRPATLIGKPALAQSLLDVSNAPQAGPGDEILLAGETVNMCAVGQALGRSTWELLAPMLKSARKIYLQS; translated from the coding sequence ATGCAACCCGACTTGCGTTGTGCTGACTCTCACACAGGCCTGACCGCCCGAATCCACCTGAATCGACTCCGGACCAATGTACAATTGGTTCGCTCTCATGTTCCAGCCCATGTTCAGCTGATGGGCGTGGTCAAATGCGATGGCTATGCCCACGGCGCGGTCCCCGTCGCCCAGGAACTCAAGCAGTGCGGGATCGAACAGTTGGTGGTCAGTTCGATCGACGAAGGGATCGCTTTGCGTCAAGCCGGCATACCCGGCCCGATCCTCGTTCTCAGCGATCCCCTGCATCCGAACCTGCACGACGCTTTGAATCATGACCTGACATTGACTGTGGCGGATGAGGACTTCGCGACCCGGCTGGCCAGGTTGCAGGTCCGTCGCGGCCAACTGGTCGCGGTTCATCTCAAGGTGGATACCGGTCTGTTCCGGTTCGGGGTGGATGTGGCCCGGGCCGGAAAGGTGATGTCTGATCTGGCCAGAATTCGCCATGTCCGGGTGGATGGGGTCTACAGTCATCTCTCCTCCACCTTTCACGACGACATTGAGAGCAATACCTACACCCGTTGCCAAATCAAGGCCTTCCAGGTTGTCCTGGACCATCTGCAACAACAGGGGCTGTTGCCGCCGGTGATCCACCTGGGCAGCTCCACCGGGCTGCTGGGATTCCCCGAGGAACTCTGTTCGGGCCGTATCAACGCCCTGCGCGTAGGTACCCTGTTCTATGGCTTCATGGAGCGACCCAACGCCTGGAATAACCAGCCCAGGCCCATTGCCGAACTGACCACGCGGATCATTCAAGTGCGCGTGGTCAGGGCCAATGTCCATGTCGGCTATCATCGCGCGTATCGCATGTCCCAAGATGGTCTGATCGCGGTGATCCAAGGCGGCTATTTGCAGGGCCTGCACGGCGATCTTGCTGGAAAGTATCACCCCCTGGTCCATGGCAGACCAGCCACGTTGATCGGCAAGCCGGCCCTGGCCCAGTCCCTTCTTGACGTCAGCAACGCCCCTCAGGCCGGTCCCGGCGACGAAATACTTCTTGCCGGGGAAACGGTGAACATGTGCGCGGTCGGGCAAGCCTTGGGCCGATCAACCTGGGAGCTGCTTGCTCCGATGCTCAAGTCCGCCCGGAAAATCTATCTTCAATCGTGA
- a CDS encoding MFS transporter produces the protein MRDTQKITLIAILILLLSQTFMVVLVANSFEKIHVASELARYAVPQKDFKRQVEGALRFGKPLDNLLGMDKLINRAAAGYTDLTNIAIYSAHGELLYSLHPLEQSPVLLDHSASDQGKVITMADPLLEVWENQSVYQIALPLFGPEQSWMGTAVTSALAGTVVFAFDKHNIRDGVRVFWKQRLLYGLGIAAAAALALFMLLRRTHEMDLAALRRRIFIRVLFVTILSQIGFAGLNVQRFHHDHVHVLKERVHSQLDLLRQELERVLTRGTSLERISRMDEFLLEILESNPEVMSLSLRDPQGALLAQASIDGEMNVSNFQALTDLSIVLPVAGPEPGSLVGRLQAELNVATLRTMLLKILLDSLTVALIASLFIVEHIYFLVSRIKERPENRQTVNANQETLDTLMLSRFAAFVFLFAFALPVSFVPLQMRELYTPLWGLPRDVVLGLPISLEMLCALLASLIAGAAADKQGWRPPFLAGVLVTAMGLFFCSQAVTGTQYILARGLCGLGYGLSWMSLQTFLFTHSTPTTRARGSSHFVAGIFSGHICGTALGGMLAERVGFSTVFLVGAVLMACSLLLYYLFMRRVPDLASGQGPAVMVSPRVLLRYLTNRNTFALIFCCVIPFSICQVGLLFFATPLYLDHLGVEQSDIGRVLMIYGLSVVYLAPQISKFVDLHENKIAFIVAGGLVGGLGLTLLYAHQGFLAVIAAIFLLGVASSIGSSAQTAFALKLHATNELGPGKAMAIQRAMDKLGQMLGPLLLGLLMSGISISQGLAVLGLGYIILSGLFLLLAREQEPHQYGQRV, from the coding sequence ATGCGCGACACTCAGAAAATCACCCTCATCGCGATCCTGATTCTGCTTTTGTCCCAGACGTTCATGGTCGTGCTGGTGGCCAATTCCTTCGAAAAGATCCACGTGGCCTCGGAGCTGGCCAGGTACGCCGTGCCCCAGAAAGATTTCAAGCGCCAGGTGGAAGGCGCGTTGCGCTTTGGCAAACCTCTGGACAACTTGCTGGGCATGGACAAGCTGATCAACCGGGCCGCGGCCGGTTACACCGACCTGACAAATATCGCGATCTATTCCGCTCACGGGGAGCTCTTGTACAGCCTGCATCCCCTTGAACAGAGCCCGGTTTTGCTGGATCATTCAGCGAGTGACCAGGGCAAGGTCATCACCATGGCCGATCCCCTATTGGAGGTCTGGGAAAACCAGAGCGTATATCAGATCGCCTTGCCGCTGTTCGGCCCGGAACAATCCTGGATGGGCACCGCGGTCACCTCCGCTCTGGCTGGGACCGTAGTCTTCGCGTTTGACAAGCATAACATCCGGGACGGGGTGCGCGTATTCTGGAAACAGCGCCTGCTATACGGGCTGGGCATCGCGGCCGCGGCGGCTCTCGCCCTTTTCATGCTGCTGCGCCGGACCCATGAGATGGACCTGGCTGCTCTGCGCCGACGGATCTTCATTCGGGTGCTTTTTGTCACGATTCTGTCCCAGATCGGTTTTGCCGGCCTGAACGTCCAGCGGTTCCACCATGATCATGTGCACGTTCTCAAGGAGCGGGTTCACTCCCAGCTGGACTTATTGCGCCAGGAGTTGGAACGGGTGCTGACCCGGGGGACCAGCCTGGAGCGGATCAGCCGGATGGACGAGTTCCTGCTGGAGATCCTGGAGAGCAACCCGGAAGTCATGAGCTTGAGTCTGCGTGACCCCCAGGGTGCTCTTCTGGCCCAAGCCTCCATTGACGGGGAGATGAACGTATCAAACTTCCAGGCCCTCACGGATTTGTCGATTGTCCTCCCGGTGGCCGGGCCGGAACCTGGAAGCTTGGTCGGCCGGCTGCAAGCCGAATTGAACGTTGCTACGCTGCGTACAATGCTCTTGAAAATCTTGCTCGACTCGTTGACCGTGGCCCTGATCGCTTCCTTGTTTATCGTGGAGCATATCTATTTCCTGGTCAGCCGGATTAAGGAGCGTCCAGAAAATCGCCAAACCGTCAACGCAAACCAGGAAACCCTGGACACCCTGATGTTGAGCCGCTTTGCGGCCTTTGTCTTCCTGTTCGCCTTTGCCCTGCCCGTCTCCTTCGTGCCGCTGCAAATGCGCGAACTGTACACCCCGCTATGGGGGTTGCCCAGGGACGTGGTTCTCGGCCTTCCCATTTCCCTGGAAATGCTCTGCGCCCTGCTGGCTTCCCTGATTGCGGGAGCGGCCGCTGACAAGCAGGGCTGGCGGCCGCCGTTTTTGGCCGGCGTGCTGGTCACGGCCATGGGGCTCTTCTTTTGCTCCCAGGCCGTCACTGGTACCCAGTACATCCTGGCCCGCGGGCTCTGCGGCCTGGGCTACGGACTGTCCTGGATGTCCCTGCAAACATTTCTTTTCACCCATTCCACCCCCACCACCCGAGCCCGAGGCAGCTCGCATTTCGTGGCCGGGATTTTTTCCGGACATATCTGCGGCACGGCCCTGGGAGGCATGTTGGCCGAACGAGTGGGATTCAGCACGGTATTCCTGGTCGGAGCCGTGCTGATGGCCTGCTCACTGCTCCTTTATTATCTGTTCATGCGTCGCGTGCCGGATCTTGCCTCCGGACAAGGCCCGGCTGTCATGGTCTCGCCGCGCGTCCTGTTGCGCTATCTGACCAACCGAAACACCTTTGCCCTGATCTTCTGTTGCGTCATTCCTTTTTCCATCTGCCAGGTGGGATTGCTTTTCTTCGCCACGCCTCTTTATCTGGACCATCTCGGCGTGGAACAGTCGGACATTGGCCGCGTATTGATGATCTACGGGCTGTCCGTGGTCTATCTGGCCCCCCAGATCAGCAAATTCGTGGACCTTCATGAAAACAAAATCGCATTCATCGTCGCAGGCGGACTGGTGGGGGGGCTGGGTTTGACCCTGCTCTACGCGCACCAGGGTTTTCTGGCTGTTATTGCGGCCATTTTCCTGCTGGGCGTGGCCAGCAGCATCGGCTCCTCGGCCCAGACAGCCTTTGCCCTGAAGCTGCACGCCACCAACGAACTGGGTCCCGGCAAGGCCATGGCCATCCAACGGGCCATGGACAAACTGGGCCAGATGCTCGGCCCGCTCTTACTGGGCCTGCTGATGTCCGGTATCAGCATTTCCCAGGGACTCGCGGTCCTTGGTCTGGGCTACATTATTCTGTCGGGACTGTTCCTCCTGTTGGCACGCGAGCAGGAGCCTCACCAGTATGGGCAGAGGGTCTGA
- a CDS encoding glutamate-cysteine ligase family protein: MAALRADLCSLGVELEMPTADAVSGASHPVCGFFSNLDQILAEQGLVTQPLHDHGRVYGLRSTRGLHSVDNAFNNLESSLGPVVKGEDSLDALAAMIRRELRDVSAALAQEGAMVINFSEHPNVMVNETLYYTTRAPKAIYDYQILHRGWNHMSGFDAKAQNSPSTGLDFTRAISGLNCLLALAPAFIALYANSPFEAGTLTKYKENRLTIWPRQLDCSRMPGDHKLHRAPVRPFCNLADYLTWMFGPGTQMWFAAQRGQGKSISEVSLVPGDPPLLDFLRDGPCWTAPYGPGAAKIMTPTLQHLEEHQFAQYSDCRLRYAFKSELPELECFIALLQDRPDQLEDFFQENTEFCYLEGRASGATFADRELLDLAEEEVGASAVVSPSAIQYGLLRDLDRTKRLVAGHAWSDWLGLREQAMRNALDGEFAGITLRRICAEVLEIAGNALTKDQSWMLAYPLWVLRTGKTGADRALDCFERSGGPSETRLRELILARQMIPV; the protein is encoded by the coding sequence ATGGCCGCCCTCCGCGCGGACCTGTGCAGCCTGGGTGTGGAGTTGGAAATGCCGACCGCGGATGCCGTCAGCGGTGCGTCCCACCCGGTATGCGGTTTTTTTTCCAATTTGGACCAAATCCTCGCGGAGCAGGGTCTGGTCACGCAACCCTTGCATGACCATGGGCGGGTATACGGTTTGCGGAGCACGCGCGGACTGCACTCCGTGGACAATGCGTTCAACAACCTGGAAAGCTCTCTGGGGCCGGTGGTTAAAGGAGAAGACAGTCTTGACGCCCTGGCCGCGATGATCCGCCGGGAACTCCGGGACGTCAGCGCGGCCCTGGCCCAAGAAGGGGCCATGGTCATCAATTTCAGCGAGCATCCCAACGTGATGGTGAATGAGACGCTGTATTACACAACGCGTGCTCCCAAGGCCATTTACGACTATCAGATCCTGCACCGCGGTTGGAATCACATGTCCGGGTTCGACGCCAAGGCGCAGAACAGTCCGAGCACTGGGCTGGACTTCACTCGGGCGATCAGTGGCCTGAACTGTCTGCTGGCCCTGGCCCCTGCCTTCATCGCCTTGTACGCCAACAGTCCGTTCGAGGCCGGCACGCTTACCAAATATAAGGAAAACCGGTTGACCATCTGGCCTCGCCAGCTGGACTGCTCGCGGATGCCTGGAGACCACAAGCTGCACCGGGCTCCGGTCCGGCCGTTTTGCAACCTGGCAGACTACCTGACCTGGATGTTCGGCCCGGGCACCCAGATGTGGTTCGCCGCGCAGCGCGGCCAGGGGAAGTCCATCAGCGAAGTCTCTCTCGTTCCAGGCGATCCGCCCCTGCTGGATTTTCTGCGCGACGGCCCATGCTGGACCGCGCCCTACGGCCCAGGAGCGGCCAAGATCATGACACCGACCCTCCAGCACCTGGAAGAACACCAGTTCGCCCAATACAGCGACTGCCGGTTGCGCTATGCCTTCAAATCCGAACTGCCGGAGTTGGAGTGTTTTATTGCCCTGCTGCAAGATCGACCGGATCAGTTGGAGGATTTTTTTCAGGAAAACACGGAGTTTTGCTACCTGGAAGGACGGGCCTCCGGGGCCACTTTCGCGGATCGGGAACTGCTGGACCTGGCAGAAGAGGAAGTTGGAGCCTCGGCAGTCGTATCACCCAGCGCAATACAATACGGGTTGTTGCGGGATCTGGATCGAACAAAGCGGCTGGTGGCCGGCCATGCCTGGTCGGATTGGCTCGGCCTGCGGGAACAGGCCATGCGAAACGCCCTGGACGGGGAATTCGCCGGAATCACGCTGCGCCGGATCTGCGCCGAGGTGCTGGAAATCGCCGGCAACGCTTTGACCAAGGACCAATCCTGGATGCTGGCCTATCCGCTCTGGGTACTGCGCACTGGCAAAACCGGCGCGGATCGGGCTTTGGATTGTTTTGAACGGAGCGGCGGTCCATCGGAAACGCGCCTGCGTGAGCTGATCCTGGCCCGGCAAATGATTCCAGTCTGA
- a CDS encoding ABC transporter substrate-binding protein, protein MKLASRMLICIGIICLFTTFSWAQDTSTTPRDNNGQKWRIGYLEGGSFPDYEMIFLKIVSGLMDLGWIKPMTLPEAYDPDHRRMWEWVADNAQSDYLEFVKDAFYTSGFKAENRQATKAELIGRLQQAKDLDLILAMGTWAGQDLANDQHSVATVVASTSNPLGSGIIKSIDDSGFDHLHAKVEPERYAQQLRLFHDIIGFTSMGLVYENSTEGRTFAALDEAEMVAKERGFTLKSCFASNNNVSLEQASAEVKACYEELAPQVEAMYITVHRGESLQNLPHLLAPLVEHGVASFSMAGSDLVKHGALLSIAQAGFTYVGRFHAETVAKIFNGAKPRDLSQQWNAPPKIAINLGTAEMIGFDPPFHILAAADEIYDKIEEVP, encoded by the coding sequence ATGAAACTGGCGAGCAGGATGTTGATCTGCATCGGCATAATCTGCCTGTTTACGACGTTTTCATGGGCACAGGATACATCCACTACGCCCCGTGACAACAACGGACAAAAATGGCGGATCGGTTATCTGGAGGGGGGATCCTTTCCGGATTATGAAATGATTTTTCTGAAAATCGTCTCAGGATTGATGGATCTGGGTTGGATTAAGCCCATGACCCTGCCGGAGGCTTACGATCCGGATCATCGGCGGATGTGGGAATGGGTGGCGGACAACGCCCAGTCCGATTATCTGGAATTCGTCAAGGACGCCTTTTACACCTCGGGGTTCAAGGCGGAAAATCGCCAAGCCACCAAAGCTGAGCTGATCGGCCGACTGCAACAAGCCAAGGATTTGGATCTGATCTTGGCCATGGGCACCTGGGCCGGGCAGGATCTGGCCAATGACCAGCATTCCGTGGCCACTGTGGTCGCCTCCACCAGCAATCCCTTGGGTTCGGGAATCATCAAGAGCATTGACGACTCAGGCTTTGACCACCTCCACGCCAAAGTGGAGCCGGAACGCTACGCCCAACAGTTGCGACTGTTTCACGACATTATCGGCTTCACCAGCATGGGCTTGGTCTACGAAAACAGCACTGAGGGCCGGACTTTTGCCGCACTGGACGAGGCCGAGATGGTGGCCAAGGAGCGGGGTTTTACCCTGAAAAGTTGTTTCGCCAGCAACAACAACGTCAGCCTGGAACAGGCCTCTGCCGAGGTCAAGGCGTGTTATGAGGAATTGGCCCCCCAGGTGGAGGCCATGTATATCACGGTTCATCGGGGTGAGAGCTTGCAAAACCTGCCCCACCTGCTTGCTCCGCTGGTGGAGCATGGCGTGGCCTCGTTCTCCATGGCCGGATCGGATTTGGTCAAGCACGGCGCCCTGCTCAGCATAGCTCAGGCAGGATTCACCTATGTGGGCAGATTCCACGCGGAAACCGTGGCCAAAATTTTTAACGGCGCGAAACCCCGCGATCTGTCACAACAATGGAACGCTCCGCCCAAGATTGCCATCAACCTGGGCACCGCTGAAATGATCGGCTTTGATCCGCCCTTCCACATCTTGGCTGCAGCGGACGAAATCTACGACAAAATTGAAGAGGTTCCCTAA
- a CDS encoding MFS transporter, producing the protein MHTAPISAQSHPPLKLSWLIWALGASLYFMSFYQRVAPAVMTDLLMSDFQIGAAALGNFSAFYFYSYVAMQVPTGILADHWGPRRLLTAGALLAALGTIFFAMADTVILANIGRLLIGGSLAVAWVTLMKLAMHWFPLRMFAFVTGIGLLVGVIGAVTAGAPLRLMVDVMGWRGVMWALGLVILAVGIAIWIIVRDDPADRGYASYNPLTKSGSKFSMDSLLRGLGRIFRYRNTILLSVSQGGMVGTVLAFSGLWGVPYLEVRYGLSPLAAAALTSSVMIAWALSGPIFGYVSDRLCVRKQPYVAASMTALAAWSAALLIPGLPLPLFTVIVLIAGCACGVVIVGFAYAKESVPAGLAGTVAGVCNMGTMSGPMILQPLIGWLLDRRWSGAMVDGVRVYEAQDYQFAFLPMIGWLCITVILAWFTSETSCRPPRDDS; encoded by the coding sequence ATGCATACCGCACCCATCTCTGCGCAATCGCATCCCCCCCTCAAGCTTTCCTGGCTGATCTGGGCCCTGGGAGCGAGCCTCTATTTCATGAGCTTTTATCAGCGGGTGGCGCCGGCGGTGATGACGGATCTGCTGATGAGCGACTTCCAGATCGGCGCCGCGGCCCTGGGTAATTTTTCAGCCTTTTACTTCTACAGCTACGTGGCCATGCAGGTGCCCACCGGAATTCTGGCCGACCATTGGGGGCCGCGTCGATTGCTTACCGCCGGCGCCCTGCTGGCCGCCCTGGGCACCATTTTCTTTGCCATGGCCGACACCGTGATTCTGGCGAACATCGGTCGGCTGCTCATCGGCGGTTCCCTCGCCGTGGCCTGGGTGACCCTGATGAAGCTGGCCATGCACTGGTTTCCGTTGCGCATGTTCGCTTTTGTCACCGGCATCGGACTCCTGGTCGGAGTGATCGGCGCGGTCACCGCCGGAGCCCCCCTGCGCCTGATGGTGGATGTGATGGGCTGGCGCGGGGTGATGTGGGCTTTGGGCCTGGTCATTCTGGCAGTAGGGATCGCCATCTGGATCATCGTCCGGGACGACCCCGCGGACCGGGGCTATGCATCCTACAATCCGCTGACCAAGTCCGGATCGAAATTTTCCATGGACAGCCTGCTCCGGGGCCTTGGCCGGATCTTTCGCTATCGCAATACGATCCTGCTGTCCGTATCCCAGGGCGGCATGGTGGGCACGGTTTTGGCCTTCAGCGGCCTGTGGGGCGTTCCATACCTGGAAGTCCGCTATGGCCTGTCCCCTCTGGCCGCGGCAGCCCTGACCTCCTCCGTGATGATTGCCTGGGCCCTTTCCGGCCCGATTTTCGGCTACGTTTCGGACAGACTGTGCGTCCGAAAACAACCCTATGTGGCCGCATCCATGACCGCCCTGGCCGCATGGTCGGCGGCCCTGCTCATTCCCGGACTGCCCCTGCCCCTGTTCACCGTGATCGTGCTGATAGCGGGTTGCGCCTGCGGCGTGGTCATCGTGGGCTTCGCCTATGCCAAGGAGTCCGTGCCCGCCGGCTTGGCCGGCACAGTGGCCGGGGTCTGCAACATGGGCACCATGTCCGGCCCAATGATCCTCCAGCCCCTCATCGGCTGGCTCCTGGATCGCCGGTGGAGCGGCGCAATGGTTGACGGTGTCCGTGTCTACGAGGCCCAAGACTACCAATTCGCCTTTCTGCCCATGATCGGCTGGCTCTGCATCACCGTAATCTTGGCCTGGTTCACCAGCGAAACCTCCTGCCGTCCGCCCCGGGACGATTCATGA
- a CDS encoding DMT family transporter, whose amino-acid sequence MRTYIKLLCTSMFWGGTFVAGRLVSRELPPFSAAFLRFAIASVCLVILVRIYEGGLPRPRAAQILPIIVLGLSGIFAYNVLFFIGLQTVEAGRAAVIVATNPIFVALLAALLFQEPLGPGRLVGIGLSVSGAVLAITGGHPLALFNQVLTWGDVAIFGCVASWVTYLLVGKVMMQNLSPHAAVTYSCLAGTVMLLPFSLTEGLIGHLRLIPWTLWAALLYLGMFGTVLGFTWFYQAVKEIGPSRAAVFINFVPIWAIVSGFLILGESLNLTLIMGAAMVGGGVYLTNRKMKTPGAEIRPRP is encoded by the coding sequence ATGCGAACCTATATCAAACTGCTCTGCACCTCCATGTTCTGGGGGGGAACCTTTGTTGCCGGTCGTCTGGTGTCCCGGGAACTGCCGCCCTTTTCCGCGGCCTTCCTGCGCTTTGCCATCGCCTCGGTTTGCCTGGTTATCCTGGTGCGAATCTACGAGGGCGGCCTGCCCCGACCGCGGGCAGCGCAGATTCTGCCCATCATCGTGCTGGGTCTGAGCGGGATTTTTGCCTACAATGTTTTGTTCTTCATCGGCTTGCAAACCGTTGAAGCCGGACGCGCCGCTGTAATCGTGGCCACCAATCCGATCTTCGTGGCCTTGTTGGCGGCCCTGCTGTTCCAGGAACCGTTGGGCCCCGGGCGGCTGGTCGGCATCGGTCTGTCCGTATCCGGCGCCGTGCTGGCCATCACCGGCGGACATCCCCTGGCCCTGTTCAATCAGGTCCTGACCTGGGGCGACGTCGCCATTTTCGGATGCGTTGCCAGCTGGGTGACCTACCTGCTGGTAGGCAAGGTGATGATGCAAAACCTCTCCCCCCATGCCGCCGTAACCTACTCATGCCTTGCCGGCACGGTTATGCTCCTGCCCTTCAGCCTGACGGAAGGATTGATCGGGCATCTGCGCCTGATCCCCTGGACACTCTGGGCGGCCCTGCTCTATCTAGGCATGTTCGGAACCGTGCTGGGCTTCACCTGGTTTTATCAGGCCGTGAAGGAAATCGGACCCTCCAGAGCCGCGGTCTTCATCAACTTCGTGCCCATCTGGGCCATTGTTTCCGGTTTCCTGATCCTCGGTGAAAGCCTTAACCTGACCCTGATCATGGGCGCCGCCATGGTCGGAGGGGGCGTCTATCTGACCAACCGGAAGATGAAGACGCCCGGCGCCGAAATACGTCCCCGGCCCTGA
- the dapA gene encoding 4-hydroxy-tetrahydrodipicolinate synthase, giving the protein MSFTGAFTALVTPFKNNVIDEEAYRNLIEWQIEQGINGLVPCGTTGESATLSHAEHAQVVKICVDQAKGRVPVLAGSGSNSTREAVELTKVAKQAKADGALLITPYYNKPTQEGLVAHFKTIAKEVSIPLILYNVPGRTCVNLLPETLARLFREVPEVKGVKEATGNMAQVSEVLEYCGADFIILSGDDFTVLPTLALGGKGVISVVSNIVPDKMSAMCSEFHAGNLSKAQDLHYEMSPLCRAMFLETNPGPAKTALALMGRVKPELRLPMVRLQPNSEARLKDILGQAGLITMKK; this is encoded by the coding sequence ATGTCTTTCACTGGTGCATTTACAGCCCTGGTAACTCCATTCAAGAACAACGTGATCGATGAAGAAGCGTACAGAAACCTGATCGAGTGGCAAATCGAGCAGGGCATCAACGGGCTTGTGCCCTGCGGAACCACGGGGGAGTCGGCAACCCTGTCCCATGCCGAACATGCCCAGGTCGTGAAGATCTGCGTTGACCAGGCCAAGGGACGGGTTCCGGTGCTGGCGGGTTCCGGCTCCAACAGCACCAGGGAAGCCGTCGAGCTGACCAAGGTGGCCAAGCAGGCCAAGGCCGACGGCGCCCTGCTGATCACGCCCTACTACAACAAACCCACCCAGGAAGGGTTGGTTGCCCACTTCAAGACCATTGCCAAGGAAGTTTCGATCCCCCTGATCCTCTACAACGTACCGGGGAGAACCTGCGTCAACCTGCTTCCTGAAACCCTGGCCAGACTTTTTCGTGAGGTGCCGGAAGTGAAGGGCGTGAAGGAGGCCACTGGCAATATGGCTCAGGTTTCCGAAGTTCTGGAGTATTGCGGCGCCGACTTCATCATCCTTTCCGGCGACGACTTCACCGTCCTGCCCACCCTGGCTCTGGGAGGCAAGGGCGTCATCTCCGTGGTATCGAACATCGTGCCGGACAAAATGAGCGCCATGTGCAGCGAGTTCCACGCCGGCAACCTGAGCAAGGCCCAAGATCTGCACTACGAGATGTCCCCTCTGTGCCGGGCCATGTTCCTGGAAACCAACCCCGGACCGGCCAAGACGGCCCTGGCTCTGATGGGCCGAGTCAAGCCGGAGTTGCGCCTGCCCATGGTCCGCCTCCAGCCCAACAGCGAAGCCCGGCTCAAAGACATCCTCGGCCAAGCCGGATTGATCACCATGAAAAAATAG